TAGAACCAGTAATGTCTACTTTTACATTAATAACACCGCAATTAGTTGCATTTGCAGTTATTGTTTTGTTAGTGTTTATTGATTGAGCAAAACCAAATAAAGAAGACAGAAGAAATAATATTACAAAGTATATTTTTTTTATATCTCGTAAATAATTGCTAGAAGAGTGTAATAGTTTTTCCATTTTTAATTATTTTAAGGGAATACTTGATATATTTATTTTAATCATTAGCTGGATTAATGACGTAGGTATGTAAAACGGTAGAAATTGAATAATTGGTACAGTTTTTTGAAGTCGCAGTAACCTGATTACAAGACCATTTTTCTACAGGAGTTCCCATCGGTAAAGTAACATGGATATAAAATTTTGCAGATTGTCCTGCGCCTATAGTAATTTGACTAATATCATTTTTTTCAGAATCAATAAAATCAGTATTGATAATTACATTTTTGGATGTAGGACTACCGTCGGTATTTGAACAGCTGGTATTTATGTTCTTAGCATCTAAAATGTATGTGTCAGTGGATGAGCTATTGTTAGTGAGAATCATTGAATAGTAAGTTCCATTGGGAGGAGTACTTCTATTGTTTCCGTTATTTTCGACGACAAGAGTTGCATTACAGGAACCTCTTTGTGCAAATGAAAATGTTGAAGTTAGTATGACAATTAATACCAAAATAAATTTTGAATTAATTTTTGAAACTGGATTTGTATCAATTAAATCTTTTATTGAATATAAATTTAGCTTACAGAATCCTTTAGTTTTTGTTGTCGCTTTAAGAGTAGTTTTAGTTCCCATATTATTAGCTTTATATTTTATTAAATTTTTAATTTTTTAACATAATCAAAGTTATATAGTCTACTTTTAATTGATTTTTTTTCCTTTAAATAACCCAAATACTCGTTGAAATGTATTTTTTTGTTGAAAAAACCAAAAAAAACACCCTTTTTTTTTGTAAAATATATTTTTTTTTATCCTAATTTTTAGAAAAAAATAGTCCGAAATTAAAAAACAAAAACTAGTCTAATTAATTAATAATCAAGTGTTTAGATAATCGTCTTTGTCAGAAAAAAATATCGACGAAATACATTTATCATAGATTAAATACATGTTTTCTTAAAAATATTTTTAATATTTCCTTGGAAAGTTAAAATTTATTAGTATTCGCAATTTTAGAAATTGTTGTCGAAATCGGAAGATTTTTGTTTAAGGATTTATTATGATAAGTTATTTAACTATATAATCTGAAATATAAAAAATCGATAAAAGAGATGCCTTTATAAAATTCTTTTGTAAATTGTAGCTAAATTTTCAACACTGTTTTTGAGGTTTAATCATAAAGTATCTTTTTTTAGTAGTGATTTAAAAAAGAATATACTCAAGTCATAAAATTTAAAAGCATCTTCTTTATAAAAACAAATAGCATTCGTAATATGAAAAACTTAATATTAATCAGACATGCAAAATCAAGTTGGGAGGCACCTTTAAAAGATTTTGATCGGCCTTTGATGAAAAAGGGAATTCTTGATGCACACAACGTTTCAGCTAATATTTCAAAATTTCTGCCTAAGACCTTTTTGATATGGAGTAGTACTGCGGCGAGGGCTCTAGAAACAGCACTTATTTTTGCGCAAAACATTTCATATCCTTTAGAAAGTATCATTTACAAAGACGATCTTTATACATTTGATGAGAAACAATTAGAAAAGGTTATTAAATCATGTGATAATGCTTTCGAAAGTGTTATTCTTTTTGGACATAACGAGGCTATTACAAATTTTGTTAATAAATTTGGGGATGTTTTCATCGACAATGTGCCTACTTCAGGTTTTGTATCGTTACAATTTGATGCAGAAAGTTGGGACGAAATAGATAAAGGCAGAACCCAAAAAACCATTTTCCCTAAAGATTTAAAATGAATACAGTGTACGAACAAAAATATATAGATAGAGAAAAAAGTTGGCTAGCATTTAATGCAAGAGTATTACAAGAAGCAGCCGATATTACAGTACCACTTTTAGACAGATTACGTTTTTTAGGAATTTTTTCGAATAACTTAGATGAATTTTTTAGAGTTCGTTATGCCGCTATTCGTAGACTAAGTCTTTCAGGCATTTCAGGCGAAAAATATTTAGGAGGTATATCTGCCCAACAATTAGTTAAAGACATTACCGAAATTGTGATTCAGCAACAATCGGAGAGTTTAAGAATATTGAGCAATATTGAAGCTGAACTCGAAACAGAGAATATCTTTATTATTACCGAAAATGAGATTACAAAAGATCAAGAAGAATATCTAAAGAATTTTTTCATTGAAAAATTAAGTCCTGAATTGGTTACAATCATATTAAATGATTTAGCCGAATTTCCTGTTTTAAAAGATACCTTAGGTTATTTGGCAGTACGTTTAGAAATGAATCATACTGGAGAAGTTAGATATGCTGTAATCGAAATACCTAAAACAATCAATCGATTTGTTGTTTTACCATCTCATGACGATAAGAATTATATTATTCTGATAGATGACGTTATTAGACACAATTTGAGTAGCATTTTTACCATTTTTGATTACAAGAGTGTCTCTGCACATATGATAAAAATTACTCGTGATGCACAATTGGATATCGATAGTGATTTGAGTAAGAGTATGTTGGAGAAAATTGCGTCATCAGTAAAAGATAGACGTATTGGTGAACCAGTTCGTTTTATTTACGATCAATTGATTGAACCAGATACATTGCAGTTTTTTCTCGAAAAAATGAAAATCATTTCTACTGATAGTATAATTCCAGGAGGTAGATATCATAACCGACGTGATTACATGAATTTTCCTAATTTAGGGAGGTATGATTTGTTATATAAAACAAATTTACCATTGCCAATTCCAGGGCTAAGTATGGAAGGAAGCATATTAGAAAAAATTGGAAAAAAAGATTATTTACTTAATGCACCATATCAGTCGTTTTCATACGTGACTAAGTTTTTACGTGAAGCAGCTTTAGACCCAAAAGTTACATCCATTAAGATTACGTTATATCGTTTGGCTAAGAACTCACAAATTATTAGTTCGTTAATCAATGCGGCTAAAAACGGAAAAAAAGTAATTGTACAAATAGAATTACAGGCAAGATTTGACGAAGCTTCGAATATTTCGTATGCTGAGCAAATGCAAATGGAAGGAATTGAGCTAATTTTTGGAATTAAAGGACTAAAAGTGCACAGTAAAATATGTGTGATTGAAAGAGTTGATGAAGGGAAAACCAAAAGATATGGATTTATTTCGACAGGTAATTTCAATGAATCAACGGCTAAAATTTATACTGATGTTACCTTATTTACAAGTCATCAACAAATTCTAAAAGATATATCTAAGATATTCGAATTCTTTGATATCAATTATAGAGTTCACCGTTACAAACATTTAATTGTATCGCCTCATTATACAAGAACTAAATTTGTAAAATTAATCGACAGAGAGATTCTACATGCTTTGGCAGGTCGTAAGACATATATAAAGCTTAAAATGAATAGTTTGTCAGATTTTAAAATGATAGATAAATTATACGAAGCAAGTAATGCTG
The nucleotide sequence above comes from Flavobacterium branchiarum. Encoded proteins:
- a CDS encoding SixA phosphatase family protein; its protein translation is MKNLILIRHAKSSWEAPLKDFDRPLMKKGILDAHNVSANISKFLPKTFLIWSSTAARALETALIFAQNISYPLESIIYKDDLYTFDEKQLEKVIKSCDNAFESVILFGHNEAITNFVNKFGDVFIDNVPTSGFVSLQFDAESWDEIDKGRTQKTIFPKDLK
- the ppk1 gene encoding polyphosphate kinase 1; its protein translation is MNTVYEQKYIDREKSWLAFNARVLQEAADITVPLLDRLRFLGIFSNNLDEFFRVRYAAIRRLSLSGISGEKYLGGISAQQLVKDITEIVIQQQSESLRILSNIEAELETENIFIITENEITKDQEEYLKNFFIEKLSPELVTIILNDLAEFPVLKDTLGYLAVRLEMNHTGEVRYAVIEIPKTINRFVVLPSHDDKNYIILIDDVIRHNLSSIFTIFDYKSVSAHMIKITRDAQLDIDSDLSKSMLEKIASSVKDRRIGEPVRFIYDQLIEPDTLQFFLEKMKIISTDSIIPGGRYHNRRDYMNFPNLGRYDLLYKTNLPLPIPGLSMEGSILEKIGKKDYLLNAPYQSFSYVTKFLREAALDPKVTSIKITLYRLAKNSQIISSLINAAKNGKKVIVQIELQARFDEASNISYAEQMQMEGIELIFGIKGLKVHSKICVIERVDEGKTKRYGFISTGNFNESTAKIYTDVTLFTSHQQILKDISKIFEFFDINYRVHRYKHLIVSPHYTRTKFVKLIDREILHALAGRKTYIKLKMNSLSDFKMIDKLYEASNAGVKIQLQVRGICSLIPGIPGMSENIEAISIVDNYLEHSRVYIFGNAGLSEVYISSADFMTRNLDGRVEVTCPIYDQSIKNDLIDNFNIAWKGNVKVRYHSYKLDNKYKARNHHAVFRAQLETYKYYQNKVNAIDEVALKQ